The proteins below are encoded in one region of Engystomops pustulosus chromosome 8, aEngPut4.maternal, whole genome shotgun sequence:
- the LOC140074774 gene encoding somatostatin receptor type 5-like — MEEDLDAFLNSSFIPGFLSENFTFLLNSSFDFDFDFPIVRSLAVIPFLLVGVVGLISNALVLFIIMCSKKMWRTMNVFIFCLALGDFLYMLCLLFLAVEILYPLGSFMCVLYWTLTAVVTFSSVYFLAIMSFRVFLQAYFPDFSKNIKVKVAALTSGGIWILSLLLGIPFFIYANVNEYSSCVLLWPYEYWTMVFNIYRFVLAFMVPLILTIVCLVLTQCRARKFDQSTDPTVSDIKQNVVMIMVLSLIFIIFWLPSHLLELIAGGSLILDSEATYYGISIIPYLKSCIYPFVYGFLSGDFKNAYNRIFCCKKIPEDEDLQKNSNNKSEDKSSAC; from the coding sequence ATGGAGGAAGACCTGGATGCCTTCCTGAACTCCAGCTTTATACCCGGCTTCTTATCTGAAAACTTCACCTTCTTATTAAACTCATCGTTTGACTTTGACTTTGATTTTCCCATCGTCAGGTCCTTAGCCGTCATCCCCTTCCTCCTGGTGGGTGTCGTGGGCCTGATCAGCAATGCCTTGGTCCTCTTCATTATTATGTGTTCTAAGAAGATGTGGAGGACCATGAACGTCTTCATCTTCTGCCTGGCTCTCGGAGACTTTCTCTACATGTTATGTTTGCTGTTTCTAGCTGTGGAAATATTGTATCCCTTGGGAAGCTTCATGTGTGTCCTCTACTGGACTCTTACAGCTGTAGTTACCTTCTCCAGTGTCTACTTTTTGGCCATCATGTCCTTCAGAGTCTTCTTGCAGGCGTACTTCCCAGATTTCTCCAAAAATATCAAGGTAAAGGTTGCTGCGCTGACCAGTGGTGGGATATGGATACTGAGTCTTCTGCTGGGGATCCCCTTCTTCATCTACGCCAATGTGAATGAGTACTCCAGTTGTGTTCTCCTATGGCCATATGAATACTGGACCATGGTCTTCAACATCTACAGGTTTGTCCTTGCGTTTATGGTTCCATTGATTTTGACAATCGTCTGTCTTGTCCTTACCCAATGCCGAGCCCGAAAGTTTGACCAGTCCACCGATCCCACTGTGTCCGACATCAAGCAAAATGTGGTGATGATCATGGTCCTGTCTCTGATTTTCATCATCTTCTGGTTGCCGTCTCATCTTCTGGAGCTAATTGCTGGAGGTTCACTGATTCTTGATAGTGAAGCCACCTACTATGGTATCAGCATCATACCCTACCTAAAAAGCTGCATTTACCCCTTTGTCTATGGGTTCCTATCAGGAGACTTCAAAAACGCATACAACAGAATATTTTGTTGTAAAAAGATCCCAGAAGATGAGGACCTTCAAAAAAATTCCAACAACAAAAGCGAAGATAAGTCTAGTGCGTGTTAG